In a genomic window of Pirellulaceae bacterium:
- a CDS encoding glycine zipper domain-containing protein — protein sequence MLFFGSASVDSRAVISGLAIIILCNTVGLSNAQYRYVPAPDYYRNDTLEGTVVGGAFGAITGAIIGGKKDRGEGALIGAGVGALTGNLIGQSKDRADSYRAMRDSTAVANANQRANARAITNFDLIRLTQAGLSDEVIISAIQTRGTRVDLSPKGLIELKKNGVSDHVLVAAQNQSPAERIVTPAPNTIIAEPVPSAVIITPGRYHRHGYYRHGYYRHGYYHDVHRHRHHARTHFHIGF from the coding sequence ATGTTGTTTTTTGGTTCTGCTAGCGTGGATTCGAGAGCTGTCATTTCCGGCTTGGCGATCATCATCCTCTGCAATACAGTCGGCTTGTCCAACGCTCAATATCGCTATGTCCCAGCGCCCGATTACTATCGCAACGATACGCTCGAAGGAACCGTCGTGGGCGGCGCGTTTGGTGCCATCACGGGGGCGATCATTGGCGGGAAAAAGGATCGAGGTGAAGGTGCGTTGATCGGCGCTGGCGTCGGCGCTCTGACGGGCAATTTAATCGGCCAAAGTAAAGATCGAGCCGACAGCTATCGGGCGATGAGAGATTCCACTGCCGTCGCCAACGCCAACCAACGTGCAAACGCAAGGGCGATCACTAACTTTGATTTGATTCGCCTGACACAGGCTGGATTGAGCGACGAGGTGATCATCAGCGCAATCCAGACGCGCGGTACACGAGTCGACTTAAGCCCCAAGGGGCTGATCGAATTGAAGAAAAACGGAGTAAGCGACCATGTGCTTGTCGCAGCACAAAATCAGTCTCCGGCCGAAAGGATCGTCACTCCCGCCCCCAACACGATCATTGCAGAACCAGTCCCCAGTGCCGTAATTATCACACCGGGGCGTTATCACCGCCACGGATACTATCGGCACGGATATTATCGGCACGGATACTACCACGATGTGCATCGACATCGCCACCACGCGCGAACTCATTTTCACATCGGGTTTTAG